From one bacterium genomic stretch:
- a CDS encoding VanW family protein: MTRRPDLQMLATGAALAAILVFGAAGIARIVATQPQEVELAGYATRLTGRSGGQRHNARLAAQALTGVRIAPGATFSYNRTVRSWTVDRGYVKAPVSFDGELIRAFGGGVCQTSTTLYNAALLAGLPIVERHSHVFAPTYVAPGRDAAVAQHDIDLRFRNPYAWPVRIQARVVGDRLEVRLFGRQRLDPTIEVTSDVSSVTTPARLTLAPDQAGEPNGRTRQRSPGATGYRVLTYRIVSQDGQVVRRELLSDDTYQAANRVVTLMQAQAP; the protein is encoded by the coding sequence GTGACGCGGCGCCCCGACCTCCAGATGCTCGCTACCGGCGCGGCGCTGGCGGCCATCCTCGTGTTCGGCGCAGCCGGGATCGCCCGCATCGTTGCGACCCAGCCACAGGAGGTCGAACTGGCCGGCTACGCCACAAGACTGACCGGTCGGTCGGGAGGCCAGCGTCACAACGCCCGCCTCGCGGCCCAGGCGCTGACCGGCGTGCGGATCGCACCGGGCGCCACCTTCTCGTACAATCGCACGGTGCGGTCCTGGACCGTAGACCGCGGCTATGTCAAAGCGCCGGTAAGCTTCGACGGCGAACTGATACGAGCATTCGGCGGCGGCGTCTGCCAGACGTCTACGACCCTCTACAACGCGGCGCTCCTGGCCGGGCTGCCCATCGTCGAGCGGCACTCTCATGTCTTCGCCCCGACTTACGTAGCACCCGGTCGCGACGCGGCTGTGGCGCAGCACGACATCGACCTGCGCTTCCGCAATCCTTACGCCTGGCCGGTGCGAATCCAGGCGCGGGTCGTTGGTGATCGCCTCGAAGTCCGGCTCTTCGGCCGCCAGCGTCTGGATCCGACCATTGAGGTCACCTCTGATGTGTCCTCGGTCACCACCCCGGCCCGCTTGACTCTCGCGCCGGACCAGGCGGGTGAGCCGAATGGCCGCACCCGGCAGCGGAGTCCGGGCGCGACCGGCTACCGGGTGCTGACCTACCGCATCGTCTCTCAAGACGGGCAGGTGGTGCGGCGCGAGTTGCTGTCCGACGATACCTATCAAGCCGCCAACCGTGTCGTCACACTGATGCAGGCGCAGGCACCATAG
- a CDS encoding MG2 domain-containing protein: MSSPSASPAVRIAHLIRPRFAAAIAACVCVGAVLAYAIVEQPPVGRVQGQVVNAKTYVPVAGAQVVLTSVNAEGEEKPKLYYALTDASGGFSLAHVRAGEYQVAAYLDTFSVEEEYVRVDEARTSSIRLALSFARPQLQLVGPKRHFTTAESMTLPVRGYVDSTTGAAREIAVRVFRTRLSDLLSDQRTARALSYGGEDWRPDRPLPEVLLHPPGVAPPRVVLERGYRVNEAGIEGFYTKTLDFGQQPVGLYLVEARYVGATVSTWLLVSDTALVLKRAPGEALAFVADALAGTPVADSTVRLYKDGKVLAKGRTSKEGIARIALPATLDTFYLMTIAQRGADEAVIGRRDYRLEQGGPFALHAYTDRPIYRPGQRIHFKGIVRRKVGRGAPYAVPAGEAVRIEVQDPDGEPLLRQRHLTNAFGSFHSEFDLSPEAPTGFYSLVLTAGESTTTHDIVVAAYRKPEFSVSLAAEKPRYLRGDQVRIELSAQFYFGAPVAGAKASYTVYRTPNWYAQWQALYDEEPDEDMGTSEGYYGDGRPVAEGEVKLDEQGKAAIGFRAEFPDATDTPQDQIFSVQVSVSDTSGREVTVSRDIEVAAGDFRVMLRPERYFVEPGRPVSTTVLVRDLDRRPVPGVSVTLETSYVRWDYGRREYVGLKAWTQTVTTGPDGSVPATVTLPRSGYVQILAIARDTAGREIRGDTWLWASSEAGGDFGVRYTDLSLQTDKRRYRAGETARVLLNADKTGQTALVTIEGDRIHRVFAVPVVRRTTVISVPLLPEYGPNVFLSALYVRDKKLARGEVALNVTVPERELKVTVTSDRPRYGPGDRATYKVQVTDAAGRPQQAELSLAVVDEAIYALQEDDPRALRNAFYPRRWNLVRTHFSFELWYLGDADKDASQIMIRRRFKDTAYWQPALVTDAQGRATMSFDLPDNLTTWRTTVLAHTKETRLGRGVYKAIVAREFFVRIETPRLFSQDDQSRITALVHNETDTPLQATVRLKADGLQTAGSPQQTVTLAPRKVEEVIWPVSARRPGEARILVTAEAAGQPSRSDGVEITVPVRPYGRTQITGQTGDITAEGPKTETVVLQRSAIPEASRLTVRITPSVTQAAAGALEYLIGYPWGCVEQTMSRFLPTVMVQRVLRAGGLPQPDLERRIPDMVQDGLIRLYRFQNEEGGWGWWEFDEGSAWMTAYVLYGLATAKAEGYPVRESVLESGRRAALELAGRADPDTRMFLLYAVALAGDPETARGLRAKTTLSELKTEGVAYAVLLDRLLGRNVRPAFAELGRRSVTEDGTVSWRSDDATRWDWNERMATALALRAILAVDSRDPRIEGIIRWLMLNRTGSYWWSTRDTSWVLAALADYLRAEGGAASATGEVRVALNGRVVQTYRLTPTVREARDLVLTLSGSALQPGENRITVERAGGTSRVFYTVTLRQTIAMDAIPALAPADIRIAREYLRLLPKRAGAGIWSLQTEPTRNVLRQGDRVLVRLTITTPRDLAYVIIEDPFPAGFEVTERGRAEVAIDDWRWWWDYTDVRDDRIAIFARRIPAGKHVIEYNVRAQTPGTYNAMPTLLEGMYTPKMRAESSGARVIIR, from the coding sequence GTGAGTAGCCCTTCGGCATCCCCGGCGGTCCGCATTGCGCACTTGATCCGGCCTCGTTTCGCCGCGGCGATCGCGGCCTGCGTGTGCGTCGGAGCGGTCCTGGCCTACGCGATAGTTGAGCAGCCGCCGGTCGGCCGCGTCCAGGGCCAGGTCGTCAATGCCAAGACCTATGTGCCGGTGGCCGGCGCCCAGGTGGTCTTGACTTCCGTGAACGCCGAGGGTGAGGAGAAACCGAAGTTGTACTATGCGCTGACCGATGCGTCCGGCGGGTTCTCCCTGGCGCATGTCCGGGCGGGCGAGTACCAGGTCGCCGCCTATCTGGACACCTTCTCGGTCGAGGAAGAATATGTGCGCGTTGATGAGGCCCGCACGTCCTCCATCAGGCTCGCGCTGTCCTTTGCCAGACCGCAGTTGCAGCTCGTTGGACCGAAACGCCACTTCACGACGGCGGAGAGCATGACCCTGCCGGTGCGTGGGTACGTGGATTCCACGACGGGCGCGGCGCGGGAGATCGCGGTCCGGGTCTTTCGAACGCGCCTCTCAGATCTGTTGAGCGATCAGAGGACCGCCCGCGCGCTGTCCTACGGCGGCGAGGATTGGCGGCCCGACAGACCCCTCCCCGAGGTCCTGCTCCATCCACCCGGGGTGGCGCCACCCCGGGTGGTTCTGGAACGCGGGTATCGTGTCAATGAAGCTGGCATAGAGGGTTTCTACACGAAGACGCTCGACTTCGGACAACAGCCGGTGGGTTTGTATCTCGTCGAAGCCCGGTACGTTGGCGCCACGGTGTCCACTTGGCTGCTGGTGTCAGACACCGCGCTGGTACTGAAACGGGCACCCGGTGAGGCCCTGGCTTTCGTCGCAGACGCGCTGGCCGGCACGCCCGTCGCCGATAGCACGGTCCGCCTCTACAAGGACGGAAAAGTCCTTGCGAAGGGTCGCACCTCGAAGGAGGGCATCGCCCGGATCGCACTCCCTGCGACCCTGGACACGTTCTACCTCATGACCATAGCGCAACGTGGCGCCGATGAGGCCGTGATCGGCAGGAGGGATTACCGTCTCGAGCAGGGCGGTCCGTTTGCCCTGCATGCCTACACCGACCGTCCCATCTACCGGCCCGGTCAGCGCATCCACTTCAAGGGCATCGTCCGGCGGAAGGTCGGTCGCGGCGCGCCGTACGCGGTGCCCGCCGGCGAGGCCGTGCGCATCGAGGTGCAGGATCCAGACGGCGAACCACTGCTGCGGCAGCGGCACCTTACCAACGCCTTTGGGTCGTTCCACAGCGAGTTCGACCTCAGCCCTGAGGCGCCCACAGGCTTCTACTCCCTGGTGCTCACTGCGGGCGAGTCCACGACTACGCACGACATCGTGGTCGCGGCCTACCGCAAGCCCGAGTTTTCGGTCTCGCTGGCCGCGGAGAAGCCGCGGTACCTCCGCGGCGATCAGGTGCGGATCGAGCTGTCGGCGCAGTTCTACTTCGGCGCGCCGGTGGCGGGCGCGAAGGCAAGCTACACGGTATACCGGACGCCCAACTGGTATGCCCAGTGGCAGGCACTCTACGACGAGGAACCGGACGAGGACATGGGGACGTCCGAGGGCTACTACGGCGACGGTCGCCCGGTCGCCGAGGGCGAAGTGAAGCTCGACGAGCAGGGCAAGGCGGCGATCGGCTTCCGCGCGGAGTTCCCCGACGCCACCGACACGCCGCAAGATCAGATCTTCAGCGTCCAGGTGTCGGTGAGTGATACCAGCGGCCGGGAGGTGACGGTCTCGCGCGACATTGAGGTGGCCGCCGGTGATTTCAGGGTGATGCTGAGGCCCGAGCGATACTTCGTCGAGCCGGGGCGCCCGGTGAGTACGACGGTGCTGGTGCGCGACCTCGACCGGCGCCCGGTGCCCGGCGTCAGCGTGACGCTGGAGACGTCGTACGTGCGGTGGGACTACGGCCGCCGAGAGTATGTTGGCCTGAAGGCGTGGACGCAAACGGTCACCACCGGACCGGACGGTTCGGTCCCGGCGACGGTGACGCTGCCGCGCAGCGGCTATGTGCAGATATTGGCGATCGCCAGAGACACTGCCGGCCGCGAGATCCGAGGCGACACCTGGCTGTGGGCCTCCAGTGAAGCAGGCGGCGACTTCGGGGTGCGATACACCGACCTCTCGTTGCAGACCGACAAGCGACGGTACCGGGCGGGCGAGACGGCGCGGGTGCTGCTCAACGCCGACAAGACCGGCCAGACCGCCCTGGTGACCATCGAGGGCGATCGCATCCACCGGGTGTTTGCCGTGCCGGTCGTGCGCCGTACGACCGTGATCAGCGTGCCGCTGCTCCCGGAGTACGGACCCAACGTCTTCCTGTCGGCGCTCTACGTGAGGGACAAGAAGCTGGCGCGGGGCGAGGTGGCGCTCAACGTCACCGTGCCCGAGCGTGAGTTGAAGGTCACGGTGACATCCGACAGGCCGCGCTACGGCCCGGGCGACCGCGCCACCTACAAGGTGCAGGTCACCGACGCGGCCGGTCGGCCACAGCAGGCCGAGCTCTCCCTCGCTGTCGTGGACGAGGCCATATATGCCCTGCAGGAAGACGATCCAAGGGCGCTGCGCAACGCGTTCTACCCTCGGCGATGGAATCTGGTGCGCACGCACTTCTCGTTCGAGCTGTGGTATCTGGGTGACGCGGACAAGGACGCCAGCCAGATCATGATCCGCCGGCGGTTCAAGGACACCGCCTACTGGCAGCCGGCGCTCGTGACCGACGCGCAGGGAAGAGCCACCATGTCGTTTGACCTTCCTGACAACCTGACCACGTGGCGGACCACGGTGCTGGCGCACACCAAGGAGACGCGGCTGGGCCGGGGTGTCTACAAGGCCATCGTGGCCAGAGAGTTCTTCGTGCGAATCGAGACGCCGCGGCTGTTCTCGCAGGACGACCAGTCGCGCATCACCGCGCTCGTTCACAACGAGACCGACACGCCGCTGCAGGCCACAGTACGGCTGAAGGCCGACGGGCTCCAGACCGCAGGATCGCCGCAGCAGACCGTCACCCTCGCGCCGCGCAAGGTGGAGGAGGTCATCTGGCCCGTCTCCGCCCGGCGGCCCGGCGAGGCCCGCATTCTGGTGACCGCGGAGGCTGCGGGCCAGCCGTCGCGCTCGGACGGCGTGGAGATCACCGTTCCCGTCCGGCCCTACGGACGCACGCAGATCACGGGGCAGACGGGAGACATCACCGCCGAGGGGCCGAAGACCGAGACAGTGGTGCTGCAGCGCAGCGCCATTCCCGAGGCGAGCCGCCTGACCGTGCGGATCACGCCGTCGGTGACGCAGGCCGCGGCCGGCGCGTTGGAGTACCTCATCGGCTATCCCTGGGGCTGCGTCGAGCAAACCATGAGCCGGTTCCTGCCCACGGTGATGGTACAGCGGGTGCTGCGGGCGGGCGGTCTGCCGCAGCCCGACTTGGAGCGCCGGATTCCGGACATGGTGCAGGATGGTCTCATCCGCCTGTACCGGTTCCAGAACGAAGAGGGCGGATGGGGTTGGTGGGAGTTCGACGAGGGCAGCGCGTGGATGACCGCCTACGTGCTGTACGGCCTCGCCACGGCGAAGGCCGAGGGGTACCCGGTGCGGGAGAGCGTGCTCGAATCAGGCCGGCGGGCGGCCCTGGAACTGGCCGGCCGGGCCGACCCCGACACACGCATGTTCCTGCTCTACGCGGTGGCGCTGGCGGGTGACCCCGAGACGGCGCGAGGACTCCGAGCGAAGACCACGCTGTCCGAACTCAAGACCGAGGGCGTGGCATACGCGGTGCTGCTCGACCGGCTGCTCGGCCGCAATGTGCGGCCGGCCTTCGCCGAACTGGGCCGGCGGTCGGTTACCGAGGACGGCACCGTGTCCTGGCGGTCGGACGATGCGACGCGCTGGGACTGGAACGAGCGGATGGCCACCGCCCTGGCGCTGCGGGCGATCCTCGCGGTAGATTCCCGCGATCCGCGGATCGAGGGAATCATCCGCTGGTTGATGTTGAACCGCACCGGCTCCTACTGGTGGAGCACGCGAGACACGTCGTGGGTGCTGGCGGCGCTGGCCGACTACCTGCGGGCCGAAGGTGGCGCGGCCTCGGCAACCGGCGAAGTGCGCGTGGCGCTCAACGGCCGGGTGGTGCAGACCTACCGCCTCACGCCGACCGTGCGTGAGGCGCGCGATCTGGTCCTCACCCTGTCGGGCAGCGCGCTCCAGCCAGGCGAGAACCGGATCACCGTGGAGCGCGCGGGTGGCACAAGCCGGGTGTTCTACACCGTGACGCTGCGGCAAACGATCGCCATGGACGCGATACCCGCGCTTGCTCCCGCCGATATCCGCATCGCGCGTGAATACCTGCGCCTGCTCCCGAAGCGCGCCGGCGCCGGCATCTGGTCGCTGCAAACCGAGCCGACGCGAAACGTGCTGCGACAGGGCGACCGGGTGCTGGTGCGGCTGACCATCACCACCCCGCGTGATCTGGCGTACGTGATCATCGAAGATCCGTTCCCCGCAGGCTTCGAGGTTACCGAGCGCGGACGCGCTGAAGTCGCCATTGACGACTGGCGCTGGTGGTGGGACTACACGGACGTGCGCGACGACCGCATCGCGATCTTCGCTCGCCGCATTCCGGCGGGCAAGCACGTGATCGAGTACAACGTGCGGGCGCAGACTCCGGGCACATACAACGCGATGCCGACGCTCCTGGAGGGCATGTACACGCCGAAGATGCGCGCCGAGTCCTCGGGCGCGCGGGTGATCATTCGGTGA